In Deinococcus psychrotolerans, a genomic segment contains:
- a CDS encoding GlcG/HbpS family heme-binding protein — MTSTPAKSVSTPNISCGAALELIAAARAAAKRLGVDMAVAVTDTGGHLRAFERADHAPFLVAEVAINKAWTAASFGRPTHVWNEIVQSPEVSPLNHHPRMTALGGGYPVVENGQVIGGLGLSGGSSAQDQQAAEEALREMGFEVK, encoded by the coding sequence ATGACCAGCACTCCAGCCAAATCCGTTTCTACGCCCAACATTTCCTGCGGCGCGGCGCTCGAACTCATTGCGGCGGCCCGCGCCGCTGCCAAGCGTCTCGGCGTGGACATGGCGGTTGCTGTGACCGATACGGGCGGGCACCTGCGGGCTTTTGAGCGGGCCGACCACGCGCCCTTTCTGGTGGCGGAGGTGGCGATCAACAAAGCCTGGACTGCCGCCTCGTTTGGCCGCCCCACCCACGTTTGGAACGAAATCGTCCAGAGCCCCGAAGTGTCGCCGCTCAACCACCACCCGCGCATGACGGCGCTGGGCGGCGGATATCCGGTGGTGGAAAATGGGCAGGTGATCGGCGGCCTCGGCCTTTCGGGCGGCAGCTCGGCGCAAGATCAGCAGGCCGCCGAGGAAGCGCTGCGGGAGATGGGCTTTGAGGTGAAGTGA
- a CDS encoding DUF4385 domain-containing protein: MQWGVEVSDQPKQPTKKFDYSLHYAELDLRAHPELYRIGVGEQGVLLVQPYKAEILPHWRFATPEAAEESSQKIYQLFLDYLAAGDVVGADMARKFLQMGYTRARRYANHKGGKKYDGPVPDDKKGVSGAHGRPELPRTPEDPVKAESARIFKAKWDEAAANAEYKQLKQEHRERYG; the protein is encoded by the coding sequence ATGCAATGGGGGGTAGAGGTGAGCGACCAACCTAAACAGCCGACCAAGAAGTTTGATTACAGCCTTCACTACGCCGAACTCGATCTCCGCGCCCATCCTGAGTTGTACCGAATCGGCGTGGGCGAGCAGGGCGTCTTGCTGGTGCAGCCGTACAAGGCCGAGATTTTACCGCACTGGCGCTTTGCCACGCCCGAAGCAGCAGAGGAGAGCAGCCAGAAGATTTACCAGTTGTTTCTAGATTATTTGGCGGCGGGTGACGTGGTGGGCGCGGACATGGCCCGCAAGTTTTTGCAGATGGGGTATACCCGTGCTCGGCGCTACGCCAACCACAAAGGCGGCAAAAAGTACGACGGGCCAGTTCCAGACGACAAAAAAGGGGTGAGCGGCGCACATGGCCGCCCCGAGTTGCCGCGCACGCCTGAAGACCCCGTCAAAGCCGAGTCCGCCCGCATCTTTAAGGCCAAGTGGGATGAAGCGGCGGCCAACGCCGAGTACAAACAGCTCAAGCAGGAGCACAGGGAGCGGTACGGGTGA
- a CDS encoding Dps family protein — translation MTKKSKNTAAPASSAKASAGSVKDTKKKAAPITVNDVSDAMTPAEASVGKQTDAAHEGGEFNQLVNHHYLTEEQFGIVSETLQRNLATSINLYLKFKKYHWDIRGRFFRDLHLAYDDFIDEIFPSIDEQAERLVALGGSPKNAPEDLARYSVVKVPTETVRDARTQVADLVSDLSRVGKGYRDDSGTVDDAEDHATADMYNGYAGTIDKIRWMLQAMMDDEQLN, via the coding sequence ATGACTAAAAAGAGCAAGAACACCGCCGCACCAGCGAGCAGCGCCAAAGCCAGTGCAGGCAGCGTTAAAGACACCAAAAAGAAGGCCGCCCCGATCACCGTGAATGACGTGAGCGACGCCATGACGCCTGCCGAAGCCTCGGTGGGCAAGCAAACCGACGCGGCGCATGAGGGCGGGGAATTCAACCAACTGGTCAACCACCACTACCTCACCGAAGAGCAGTTCGGGATCGTTTCGGAGACGTTGCAGCGCAACTTGGCGACCAGCATCAACTTGTACCTAAAGTTCAAAAAGTACCACTGGGACATCCGGGGCCGCTTTTTCCGCGACCTCCACCTGGCCTATGACGATTTCATCGACGAAATCTTTCCCAGCATCGACGAGCAGGCCGAGCGCTTGGTGGCCCTCGGCGGCAGTCCCAAAAACGCCCCGGAAGACTTGGCCCGCTACAGCGTGGTTAAAGTCCCCACCGAAACCGTGCGTGACGCCCGCACCCAGGTGGCCGATCTGGTCAGTGACCTGAGCCGCGTGGGCAAAGGTTACCGCGACGACAGCGGCACAGTGGACGACGCCGAAGATCACGCCACCGCCGATATGTACAACGGCTACGCCGGCACCATCGACAAAATCCGCTGGATGCTTCAGGCGATGATGGACGACGAGCAACTGAACTGA
- a CDS encoding MBL fold metallo-hydrolase, with protein sequence MPDLLALAPNVFLFPAAVNSLVFVQGSGVLVVDTGLDEQHARKLLRGLEAQHLTPTAILNTHSHADHHGGNAAFLKRFPDLPIYAPPFEAAIIANPLLEPFYLYGAHPPQALQTKFLLAPASPAQAVESGLVTLGGVDVELIEVPGHASQMYAVRVGEVLYAADALFGLEALSKHPLTFCVDSAAMKRSAQSLLSQGLPSLGGVRLTVPGHGQSTEELPALVAANLSAFERVTRAVHEAVTHASTVDTALTRVCDSLDVEMTNPGAVVLNRSVVSAHLAELVGLGHVSMRVEGNQLLFTGQL encoded by the coding sequence ATGCCTGATTTGCTCGCCCTCGCACCCAACGTCTTTTTGTTCCCGGCTGCTGTCAACTCGCTGGTGTTTGTGCAGGGCAGCGGCGTCCTGGTGGTCGATACCGGCCTAGACGAGCAGCACGCCCGCAAGCTGCTGCGCGGCTTAGAAGCTCAGCACCTGACGCCGACGGCCATTCTCAACACCCATTCGCACGCCGATCATCACGGCGGCAACGCGGCTTTCCTCAAGCGCTTTCCTGATTTGCCGATCTACGCGCCGCCCTTTGAAGCCGCCATCATTGCCAATCCGCTCTTGGAGCCGTTTTACCTTTATGGTGCACACCCGCCGCAGGCCCTTCAAACCAAGTTTTTGCTGGCTCCAGCAAGTCCGGCGCAGGCCGTTGAATCCGGATTGGTTACGCTCGGCGGCGTGGACGTGGAACTGATCGAAGTGCCGGGCCACGCTTCTCAGATGTACGCCGTGAGGGTGGGGGAAGTGCTGTACGCCGCCGACGCGCTGTTCGGGCTGGAAGCGCTGAGCAAGCACCCGCTGACTTTTTGCGTGGACAGCGCCGCCATGAAGCGCAGCGCCCAGAGCCTGCTGAGTCAAGGCTTACCCAGTCTGGGCGGCGTGCGCCTGACGGTGCCGGGGCACGGCCAGTCCACTGAAGAGTTGCCCGCTCTGGTGGCTGCCAACCTCAGCGCCTTCGAGCGGGTCACGCGGGCCGTGCATGAAGCTGTGACACACGCCTCCACGGTGGATACGGCCCTGACGCGCGTTTGCGACAGCTTGGACGTTGAAATGACCAATCCCGGCGCAGTCGTGCTCAACCGCAGCGTGGTGAGCGCCCACCTCGCGGAGTTGGTGGGGCTGGGCCATGTGAGCATGCGTGTGGAGGGCAATCAACTCCTCTTCACGGGGCAGCTTTGA
- a CDS encoding DUF1802 family protein, producing MTLTALKEWDAQAQALTTGQTAVILRKGGIMETHDGFEVQHREFLLYPTFLHQNAAEVRSEFSGLLRSDPAPGQIVVPARAEVLEVYKIEALDKALALEDMQALNASAIERRFHYRNRPWLHAVVLRVWPLTPPLRVEETPELLGCVSWVPLADFSVETLSSESAAPALAESALTEIRAEVARRLS from the coding sequence ATGACCCTGACCGCCCTCAAAGAATGGGACGCCCAAGCCCAGGCCCTGACCACCGGCCAGACCGCCGTGATTTTGCGCAAAGGCGGCATCATGGAAACGCACGACGGCTTTGAAGTCCAGCACCGAGAGTTTTTGCTCTACCCCACTTTCCTCCACCAAAACGCCGCCGAGGTGCGCTCCGAATTCAGCGGCCTGCTGCGCTCCGACCCCGCGCCGGGCCAAATTGTCGTGCCTGCCCGCGCCGAGGTGCTGGAGGTCTACAAAATAGAAGCGCTGGACAAAGCGCTGGCCCTAGAAGACATGCAGGCCTTGAATGCCAGCGCGATTGAGCGGCGATTTCACTACCGCAACCGCCCCTGGCTGCACGCCGTGGTGCTGCGGGTCTGGCCGCTGACGCCGCCACTCAGGGTCGAGGAAACGCCGGAGCTGCTCGGCTGTGTCAGTTGGGTGCCGTTGGCTGACTTTTCAGTTGAAACCCTTTCATCTGAAAGTGCCGCCCCCGCTCTCGCTGAGTCGGCACTCACCGAAATCCGCGCCGAGGTGGCCCGCCGCCTGAGCTAG
- a CDS encoding SRPBCC family protein: protein MAQPLSFKDTIVIRSRPDVLFRLVLDPKRRTRWDPNIRLANYVGEEKLASGTLVNIKLERRLLGLSYTAKYGQIQAPFRGGWEAVKPFGPIEKYTQSWVFKNIPGGTEVTLSTNATIRYNFIGKQIEAQLRNMSGQTLIELQRAVDQQGAQLMEDTAKQFQDKMRAEKAAAKKQGKTKKPKAAK from the coding sequence ATGGCTCAACCGCTTAGTTTCAAAGACACCATCGTTATTCGCTCACGGCCCGACGTGCTGTTTCGGCTGGTTCTTGATCCCAAACGCCGCACCCGCTGGGATCCCAATATCCGCTTGGCCAACTACGTCGGCGAGGAAAAACTGGCCAGCGGCACACTGGTGAATATCAAGTTGGAGCGGCGCCTGCTGGGTTTGTCGTACACCGCCAAATACGGCCAGATTCAAGCGCCGTTTCGCGGCGGCTGGGAAGCGGTGAAGCCCTTCGGCCCCATCGAGAAATACACCCAGAGCTGGGTCTTCAAGAACATTCCCGGCGGCACCGAAGTCACGCTGAGCACCAATGCCACCATCCGCTACAACTTCATTGGCAAGCAAATCGAAGCCCAACTCCGCAACATGAGCGGGCAGACCCTGATTGAATTGCAGCGGGCGGTCGATCAGCAGGGCGCTCAACTGATGGAAGACACGGCCAAACAGTTTCAGGACAAAATGCGGGCCGAAAAAGCCGCCGCCAAAAAGCAGGGCAAGACCAAGAAACCCAAAGCGGCCAAGTAG
- a CDS encoding metal-binding protein, with protein sequence MPSGRVHNIINTATYGLIAAATLWAQSQQLVVLTLPQAASFSVAYAVGTFLLSPDLDLAEGRVDSKRRWGLLGFIWVPYGRMFSHRGLSHTWLLGPLTRLVYLGLIALLLYSALLLVWPKLHWPASWPATTSSPSLEVLLPLALGYYVSQWLHLIADGIRPDHGMRRSQQKFRKLRGGARRLGKGR encoded by the coding sequence ATGCCGAGTGGGCGCGTTCACAACATCATCAACACGGCCACCTACGGCTTGATCGCTGCGGCGACCCTGTGGGCACAGTCACAGCAACTCGTGGTTCTCACGCTGCCGCAGGCCGCCAGCTTCAGCGTTGCCTATGCGGTGGGCACCTTCTTACTGTCGCCGGACCTCGATTTGGCCGAGGGACGGGTGGACAGCAAACGCCGCTGGGGGCTGCTGGGTTTCATTTGGGTGCCGTATGGCCGCATGTTCAGCCACAGGGGTCTGTCGCACACATGGCTGCTGGGGCCGCTGACCCGCTTGGTGTATCTGGGCTTGATTGCCCTGCTCCTCTACAGTGCGCTGCTGTTGGTGTGGCCAAAGCTGCACTGGCCCGCGTCTTGGCCCGCCACCACCTCCTCGCCCAGCCTTGAAGTGCTGTTGCCGCTGGCGCTGGGGTACTACGTCAGCCAGTGGCTGCACCTGATCGCCGACGGTATCAGGCCCGATCACGGCATGCGGCGCAGTCAGCAAAAATTCAGGAAGCTGCGCGGCGGGGCGCGGCGGCTGGGCAAGGGGCGCTGA
- a CDS encoding S8 family peptidase — MNRATLTALLGFSLLLTACPQTTVPDPSDGAGTAGPSNPGAPASLPSQVSLSAANALSDAYSAPFDGTWNLTGLPGWLSAYPLSGSGNVKTTLTLNRSAAALTKADVKQLSAGLQLLWKAHPLRGGAAGTTTLNVSADLYHLTGQVSGQISAQGPSALSVLPAAPLRVNPSALSNSAGARGVIVNYKTESALLSALPALTAGRVPNRGIESLALPVQSLSLAAQSGQTLKLDTSDVSATLSALRADPSVNYAVPDAVLRAQDVPVPALQAPYLPSDEYAQLQYAYRLMGYSAVWRDMKNTPYLNPVTVAVIDTGVRFDHPDFAGRLWKSGEGALDIVTTDAYGPDTDPTDPGESGTTGSHGTHVSGIIAAGEGSFASPCAGCSTSGVVGAALSAPIKVLPVRAIDRFGSASESGVAMAIDYASGKPITLRSVTYTNPHPAQVINLSLGGPISVAGAQPLCDAIASATQRGVLVVVAAGNGGGTQPYYPAACAGAVSVASVRPDAGGLPLHAEYSQRYPQVTLAAYGGADPSNPTYNMNLKLGGVVVSDSIFSTSWNYDKNQPSYQFESGTSQAAPQVSALAALLLSKGVASTPAQALNIMQDTATDLGTAGRDDLTGYGLINAAAALGAPAISNTFTFSILGTTSTFAPVLDAAGQFSAYLPDGDFQVLAGYDRSGNALGGEGSEPGAKASVTLGPSQPSADVGTLLIKP, encoded by the coding sequence ATGAACCGCGCCACCCTGACCGCGCTCCTGGGCTTCAGCTTGCTGCTGACCGCCTGCCCCCAAACCACTGTGCCTGATCCGTCAGACGGCGCGGGCACGGCGGGGCCGTCTAACCCGGGCGCTCCGGCCAGCTTGCCCAGCCAAGTGAGCTTATCCGCCGCCAACGCGCTGAGCGACGCCTACAGCGCTCCCTTTGACGGCACCTGGAACCTCACCGGCTTGCCGGGTTGGCTCAGCGCTTACCCACTCAGCGGCAGCGGCAACGTGAAAACGACACTGACCCTCAACCGCAGCGCCGCCGCGCTGACAAAAGCAGATGTCAAGCAGCTCAGCGCCGGACTGCAACTGCTCTGGAAAGCCCACCCCCTGCGCGGCGGGGCGGCAGGCACCACCACCCTCAACGTCAGCGCCGACCTCTATCACCTGACCGGACAGGTGAGCGGGCAAATCAGCGCTCAAGGCCCTTCGGCGCTCTCGGTGCTGCCTGCCGCGCCGCTGCGGGTCAACCCTTCAGCCCTCAGCAATTCAGCCGGAGCGCGGGGCGTGATCGTCAACTACAAAACCGAATCGGCGCTGCTCTCGGCGCTGCCCGCGCTGACGGCGGGTAGGGTACCGAACAGAGGAATAGAAAGCCTAGCGCTGCCCGTGCAAAGCCTCTCGCTCGCGGCGCAGTCGGGGCAAACCCTCAAGCTGGACACCAGCGATGTCAGCGCCACCCTCAGCGCTTTGCGGGCCGATCCCAGCGTCAATTACGCCGTGCCGGACGCGGTGCTGCGGGCGCAGGATGTACCGGTACCGGCCCTGCAAGCGCCTTACCTGCCTTCCGACGAGTATGCCCAGCTTCAGTACGCTTACCGCTTGATGGGCTACTCGGCAGTCTGGCGCGATATGAAAAACACCCCCTACCTCAATCCGGTCACGGTGGCCGTCATCGATACCGGCGTGCGCTTTGACCACCCCGATTTTGCTGGCAGGCTGTGGAAAAGTGGTGAGGGGGCGCTGGACATCGTCACCACCGACGCCTACGGCCCCGACACCGATCCCACCGATCCGGGCGAAAGCGGCACCACCGGCAGTCACGGCACCCATGTCAGCGGCATTATCGCGGCGGGCGAGGGCAGCTTCGCCTCGCCCTGTGCCGGATGCAGCACCAGCGGCGTGGTGGGCGCGGCGCTGAGCGCTCCGATCAAGGTGTTGCCGGTGCGGGCAATCGACCGCTTCGGCAGCGCCTCGGAAAGCGGTGTGGCTATGGCCATTGATTACGCTTCCGGCAAGCCCATCACGCTGCGGTCGGTCACATACACCAATCCGCATCCGGCTCAGGTCATCAACTTGTCGCTGGGCGGGCCGATCAGCGTGGCGGGCGCTCAGCCGCTGTGCGACGCGATTGCCTCAGCCACGCAGCGCGGGGTGTTGGTGGTGGTCGCGGCGGGCAACGGCGGCGGCACCCAGCCGTACTATCCGGCAGCCTGCGCGGGAGCCGTCAGCGTGGCCTCGGTGCGGCCTGACGCAGGGGGACTCCCGCTCCACGCCGAATACAGCCAGCGCTACCCGCAAGTGACGCTGGCCGCTTACGGCGGGGCCGACCCCAGTAATCCCACTTACAACATGAATCTCAAGCTCGGCGGCGTAGTGGTGTCGGATTCTATTTTCTCGACCTCTTGGAATTACGACAAAAATCAGCCGAGCTATCAGTTCGAATCCGGCACTTCGCAGGCCGCGCCGCAGGTCAGCGCCCTCGCCGCCCTGCTGCTGAGCAAAGGCGTGGCCAGCACCCCTGCGCAGGCGCTCAACATTATGCAGGACACCGCCACCGACCTCGGCACGGCGGGGCGCGACGATTTGACCGGCTACGGCCTCATCAACGCCGCCGCCGCGCTCGGCGCTCCAGCCATCAGCAATACCTTTACCTTCAGTATCCTGGGCACCACCTCCACCTTTGCTCCGGTACTGGACGCCGCAGGACAGTTCAGCGCTTACCTGCCTGACGGCGATTTTCAGGTGCTGGCAGGCTATGACCGCAGCGGCAACGCGCTCGGCGGCGAAGGAAGCGAACCCGGCGCAAAAGCCAGTGTGACGCTGGGGCCGTCTCAGCCCTCGGCGGACGTGGGAACACTCCTGATTAAGCCGTGA
- the ychF gene encoding redox-regulated ATPase YchF, protein MSSLSIGIVGLPNVGKSTLFNAITRAGALAANYPFATIEPNVGRVNVPDERLAALSKVFTKGERVPPIIPTFVEFVDIAGLVKGASQGEGLGNQFLANIREVDAIAHVVRCFEDGNVIHVSNKVDPLDDIETINTELILADLAGLEKRVVGLSKKAKGGDKEAKEQLEIAEAILKVLGEGQPARAAQVEGEVPKDFGLITNKPVIYVANVGEDNLASDNEYVQLVRDHAAKEGSHVVKISAQIEGELAEMEEEDARAFLHDLGVQESGLDQLVKVGYDTLGLITFITSGEKEVRAWTIHKGEKAPEAAGEIHSDLERGFIRAEVIEWQKMVEAGGWTTAKSKGWVRTEGKEYVMKDGDIMNVLHNM, encoded by the coding sequence ATGTCAAGTTTGAGTATCGGAATCGTTGGCTTGCCCAATGTCGGCAAATCGACGCTGTTTAACGCCATCACCCGCGCCGGAGCGCTGGCCGCCAATTACCCGTTTGCCACCATCGAACCCAACGTGGGCCGTGTGAACGTGCCGGACGAGCGCCTCGCCGCGCTGAGCAAGGTCTTTACCAAAGGCGAGCGGGTGCCGCCAATCATCCCAACGTTCGTGGAGTTCGTGGACATCGCCGGCCTCGTGAAGGGCGCTTCGCAGGGTGAAGGACTGGGCAATCAGTTTCTGGCCAATATCCGCGAAGTCGACGCGATTGCCCACGTGGTGCGCTGCTTTGAAGACGGCAACGTGATTCACGTGTCCAACAAAGTCGATCCGCTGGACGACATCGAAACCATCAACACCGAGCTGATTTTGGCCGATTTGGCGGGCTTAGAAAAGCGCGTGGTGGGCCTGAGCAAAAAAGCCAAAGGCGGCGACAAGGAAGCCAAAGAGCAACTTGAAATCGCTGAGGCCATTTTGAAAGTGCTGGGCGAGGGCCAACCCGCCCGCGCCGCACAGGTGGAAGGCGAAGTACCCAAAGACTTCGGCCTGATTACCAACAAGCCGGTCATTTACGTTGCCAACGTCGGTGAAGACAATCTGGCCAGCGACAACGAGTACGTCCAATTGGTGCGCGATCACGCCGCCAAGGAAGGTTCACACGTCGTCAAGATCAGCGCCCAGATTGAAGGCGAACTGGCCGAGATGGAAGAAGAAGACGCCCGCGCCTTTTTGCATGACCTCGGCGTACAGGAAAGCGGCCTCGATCAACTTGTTAAAGTCGGCTACGACACGCTGGGCCTGATCACCTTCATCACTTCCGGCGAAAAAGAAGTGCGGGCTTGGACGATTCACAAAGGTGAAAAAGCCCCCGAAGCCGCCGGAGAAATCCACTCGGACTTGGAACGCGGCTTTATCCGGGCCGAAGTGATCGAGTGGCAAAAAATGGTGGAAGCCGGAGGCTGGACCACTGCCAAAAGCAAAGGCTGGGTCAGAACCGAAGGCAAAGAGTACGTGATGAAAGACGGCGACATCATGAACGTTCTGCACAATATGTAG
- a CDS encoding substrate-binding periplasmic protein: MLRFRIHLAHLALLGSIIGLASPVQAAGLANIQGKGQFKLAFSTAQPPLINQNGAAFEGFATELLSIIGKQMKVSTITWRKVGTPEALMQGLRSGNYDAVIDSQLPQPLSDVTLSKPLACTGGVILARPGGPTYDNELKGKRVAVVTGSSYFYYVRNLPFEKQVNVFNDDDQALLAFLTGKMDALVMDRYAALKMFKAAGAKVIQVSPLLWSQDITLVMNRSSGTELSANNEVLGPVNIALKKMLADGSYTALSKKYFGQDVRCVL, translated from the coding sequence TTGCTACGATTCCGCATTCATCTCGCTCATCTGGCCCTGCTCGGCTCAATCATCGGATTAGCCAGTCCGGTTCAGGCCGCTGGCCTGGCCAACATTCAGGGCAAGGGACAGTTCAAATTGGCTTTCAGCACGGCCCAACCGCCCCTTATCAACCAAAATGGAGCAGCCTTCGAGGGCTTTGCCACCGAACTGCTGAGTATCATCGGCAAGCAGATGAAGGTCAGCACTATCACCTGGCGCAAGGTCGGCACGCCCGAGGCGCTGATGCAGGGTCTGCGGTCAGGCAACTACGACGCGGTCATCGACAGCCAGTTGCCACAGCCGCTGAGCGACGTGACGCTCAGCAAGCCGCTGGCCTGCACTGGCGGGGTGATTCTGGCCCGGCCCGGCGGCCCCACCTACGACAATGAACTCAAAGGCAAGCGCGTCGCCGTCGTGACCGGCAGCAGTTATTTTTATTACGTGCGCAACCTGCCGTTCGAAAAGCAGGTCAACGTCTTTAACGATGATGATCAGGCGTTGCTGGCCTTTCTGACCGGGAAGATGGACGCTTTGGTGATGGACCGTTATGCTGCCCTCAAGATGTTCAAAGCGGCGGGCGCGAAGGTCATTCAGGTCAGCCCGCTGCTGTGGTCGCAAGACATCACGCTGGTCATGAACCGCAGTAGCGGCACCGAGCTGTCTGCCAACAACGAGGTGCTGGGCCCCGTCAACATCGCCCTCAAAAAGATGCTGGCCGACGGCAGCTACACGGCCCTGAGCAAGAAATACTTCGGCCAGGACGTGCGCTGCGTGCTGTGA
- a CDS encoding alpha/beta fold hydrolase produces MTEMDERYEFEPEDFGTEDFEQSGLDNEALYLERLNGADLYFEVVGPEDEESGDKPTLLYLHGGPGYNALTFRDLVGERLSAYRVIYLDQRGGGRSGPLDDTEQGSDALDLDTLTADVEAVREFLEIDKITPIGHGFGALIALEYARRFPMHTNRVVCINPWVHFPDLALTLLEEASARRSVKLDDPSAEVKAAAPEGQHPQVGAARIEAAFGLINARDLLNALHFKDAPSRMRLEFSDVEGQLMGGAEVQQALVNQGLWEFEYPPFLTEIKRQIYVIAGTHDATSYPAQVQWVEDLADAEVTLLDAGHYPWLDDEDEFVEALEEALTR; encoded by the coding sequence ATGACCGAGATGGATGAGCGCTATGAATTTGAGCCTGAAGATTTTGGAACAGAGGACTTTGAGCAAAGCGGCCTTGACAACGAAGCGCTGTACTTGGAGCGGCTCAACGGCGCTGACCTTTACTTTGAAGTGGTCGGGCCGGAGGACGAGGAAAGCGGCGACAAGCCGACTTTGCTTTATCTGCACGGCGGCCCCGGCTACAACGCGCTGACCTTCCGCGACCTGGTGGGCGAGCGCCTGAGTGCTTACCGGGTGATTTATTTGGATCAGCGCGGCGGCGGGCGCAGCGGCCCCTTAGACGACACCGAGCAGGGCAGCGACGCCCTCGACCTCGACACCCTGACGGCGGACGTGGAAGCGGTGCGCGAATTTCTGGAGATCGATAAGATTACCCCCATAGGACACGGCTTCGGCGCACTGATCGCGCTGGAATACGCCCGCCGTTTTCCTATGCACACCAATCGGGTGGTCTGCATCAACCCGTGGGTTCACTTTCCCGATCTGGCCCTGACCTTACTGGAGGAAGCCAGCGCCCGCCGCAGCGTCAAACTCGACGATCCGAGCGCCGAGGTCAAGGCCGCCGCGCCCGAAGGCCAGCATCCTCAGGTCGGTGCGGCCCGTATTGAAGCGGCCTTTGGCCTGATCAACGCCCGTGACCTGCTCAACGCCCTGCACTTCAAAGACGCGCCCAGTCGGATGCGCTTGGAATTTTCCGACGTGGAAGGCCAATTGATGGGCGGGGCCGAGGTGCAGCAGGCGTTGGTCAATCAGGGGCTGTGGGAGTTTGAATACCCGCCGTTTCTGACCGAGATCAAGCGCCAAATCTATGTGATCGCCGGAACACACGACGCCACCAGTTACCCCGCGCAGGTGCAGTGGGTCGAAGACCTGGCCGATGCCGAAGTGACCTTGCTCGACGCCGGCCATTACCCGTGGCTGGATGACGAGGACGAATTTGTGGAGGCGCTGGAGGAAGCGCTGACCCGCTGA
- a CDS encoding cation:proton antiporter, which produces MLTAFALLLCVTAALAYLNERFLHFPTTVGVALSGALAGVVLVVLDALALPGVGHYARFMLKTLNFTDFVLNGILSLLLFAGALSLNAAQMLKQRVTILTLAVFSTLISTVLVGFGSYLVFGALGLAVPLIGALLFGALISPTDPVAVLDLLKRAKVPPRLETLIAGESLFNDGVGVVIFLVLSGLVGNGEHAASVVDALGLFAREALGGVLLGGVLGLVGLYLTRTIENAAVEVLLTLALVIGGYVLALGLGVSGPLAMVVFGLVISAYKDRIFTEETREQVMNFWETIDQVLNILLFAFIGLDVLLTPSTVQQFAAGALLIVVALAARYVSVAVPFGLVRRWGNYGAYTVRLLTWGGLRGGIAISLVLGLPPSAYRADLITATYFIVLFTIAVQGLTIMPLVQKAAANSPEE; this is translated from the coding sequence ATGCTGACCGCCTTCGCGCTCCTCCTTTGCGTCACCGCCGCGCTGGCGTACCTTAACGAACGCTTCTTGCATTTTCCGACCACCGTGGGCGTGGCCCTCTCCGGCGCACTGGCCGGCGTCGTGCTGGTGGTCTTAGACGCGCTGGCTTTGCCCGGCGTCGGCCACTACGCCCGCTTCATGCTCAAAACGCTCAACTTCACTGACTTTGTGCTCAACGGCATCCTGAGCCTGCTGCTGTTTGCCGGAGCGCTGAGTCTCAATGCGGCTCAGATGCTCAAGCAGCGCGTCACCATTCTGACGCTGGCGGTGTTCAGCACCCTGATCAGCACGGTGCTGGTGGGCTTCGGCTCTTATCTGGTGTTCGGGGCGCTGGGTCTGGCGGTGCCGCTGATCGGAGCACTCTTGTTCGGAGCGCTGATCTCGCCCACCGATCCTGTGGCCGTACTCGACCTCCTCAAGCGGGCCAAAGTGCCGCCGCGCTTGGAGACGCTGATCGCCGGGGAGAGCCTCTTTAACGACGGCGTGGGCGTGGTGATTTTTCTGGTGCTGAGCGGGCTGGTCGGAAACGGCGAACACGCCGCCAGCGTAGTCGACGCGCTGGGCTTGTTTGCCCGCGAAGCGCTGGGCGGCGTGCTGCTGGGCGGAGTGCTGGGCTTGGTGGGCCTTTACCTGACCCGCACTATCGAAAACGCGGCGGTGGAGGTGCTGCTCACCCTCGCGCTGGTCATCGGCGGCTACGTGCTGGCGCTGGGGTTGGGTGTCAGCGGGCCGCTGGCGATGGTGGTGTTCGGGTTGGTCATTTCCGCTTACAAAGACCGGATTTTCACCGAAGAGACCCGCGAACAGGTTATGAATTTCTGGGAAACCATCGACCAGGTGCTCAATATTTTGCTGTTCGCCTTCATCGGCCTAGACGTGCTGCTGACGCCCAGCACCGTTCAGCAGTTCGCGGCGGGAGCGCTGCTGATCGTTGTGGCGCTGGCGGCGCGTTACGTCAGCGTGGCCGTGCCGTTCGGCTTGGTGCGGCGCTGGGGCAATTACGGCGCGTACACCGTGCGGCTGCTGACCTGGGGCGGCCTGCGCGGCGGCATCGCCATCAGCTTGGTGCTGGGCCTGCCTCCCAGCGCTTACCGCGCCGATCTGATCACCGCCACCTATTTCATCGTGCTGTTTACCATCGCGGTGCAGGGACTGACCATCATGCCACTGGTGCAAAAAGCGGCGGCCAACAGTCCAGAGGAGTGA